The genomic DNA ACATTGGAGAGCTCCTCCTGTGTGGGGAGAGGGAGTTGTGAAAAGAACAGGCAGCATGTGTACAAAATTTAAATGCCACATCTGAACAAGCAGGCAGATGTAAAACCAAGGTAAGAAGCTGCTCAGAGTGTTAAGTGTgccagaagagaaaacaaaatagaatcattgaatggttagagttggaattgaccttaaagatcatcgagttccaacccccctgccatgggcagggacaccttctgctagaccaggttgctcaaagccccatccaacctggccttgaacacctccagggatggggcatccacaacttctctgggagtGTCTAAAAGGCCACGGCCACATTACACACAGCATGGTCCAGGCAAAGTTCATGGCAGAGTCCTGAGCAGACATAGTAACAGCTGCTTCTGACACCCAGAGTAGGGTAGGAAGAAAGAAATTGAGGCGGGAAgtgagggttaaaaaaaaaaaaaaaaaatagagctgggGAAGTAGAGTTCCTCTCCAAACCAGCAAATGTTACTCTTACGTTCTCCATTGCCTTGTAGCAAACACATCAAAACAGTCAAGGTTTCCAAAAGCTGGACAGAGGAAGACACCAACACAGAACTCCACCTCCACCAGAAGGAAGTTTTGCTTCGGTCAGAGTGGTACTTACAGCCTCCTCAGCTTGCCTCTTGTAGGACTTCACTTTCATTTGCAGCTTGTCCACCAGATCCTGGAGCCTGAGAACATTCTTCCGGTCTTCCTCAGACTACAGAGAATGACAAGTAATAGAAACCCTTGTTTGTCTCTTACTTTAAATTTCATAAACATGAAATAGAGGGAGTAGCATTCCTTAATGAGCATTGCTGTCCAGATGGACAGAAGTCAAAATTCTGTTGGCTGCGTTGACTGAGGTATGGAAAGAAATCCCTCTGGAAGACAAAGTGCCAACATTTTGACCTTCCTGGAAAAAGAATGTTCCAAGAAAAAGGACCCTCCTGCCGTACCTGGTAGGTCAGCTCCTTCACCCTCCTCTCGTACTTGCGCACCCCCTTCACGGCTTCAGCGCTGCGCTTCTGCTCAGCATCAACCTCCCCTTCCAGCTCCCGCACCTGCAATGAGAAGTCCATCTTTGGAGCTTCCCTGGTATCTCTCCAAGGCACGTGCTCACTCCTGCAGAAACACCAGCCCTACGCACTCTGGCCTCCAGCTTCTGGATTTGCTTCTTGCCTCCCTTCAGTGCCAACTGCTCAGCCTCATCCAGACGGTGCTGCAGGTCCTTCACCGTCTGGTCCAGgttcttcttcatcctctccagGTGAGCGCTGGTGTCCtgctccttcttcagctcttctgccaTCATGGCTGCCTGATGAGAGCAAAGAGGCAAAGCCATTTTTGGGGCTGGAGACATTCTAGGGGAGAATACATCCACCATCAGTAGCAGGGAAAGGATCTCCCGACTCACATCTgtgatggccttcttggccttCTCTTCAGCATTGCGGGCTTCCTGGATCGTATCCTCCATTTCAGTCTGAATTTGGGAAATGTCTGTTTCCAGCTTCTTCTTGGTGTTGATCAAGCTGGTGTTCTGTTGAAAAGAAACATCACAAATTTGGTTTTGTTAGCTTGCAATATCATATCAAGAATACCATATAAATGTTTTTTTAGCATAAATTATGCCATTAGGTCACATCGGATTCTGCTCTAAAGGAGCTGCTGTAGTAGCTGTTATATTCTTAGCTGTGATGTGCTTCAATGTTTCAAGAACCTCCTCCATAAAGTCTTTCCTCACAGTTTTTCAGTCATCAGAGAAAGAATTTAGACTTATAGAGAAAAAGACATaatcttttgccatttttaatcTAGTGGCTGTAAAAGGCTTAAATGCTGCTACAGAATACttataatgaaattattaaatgATGTTAATGTATTAGTGTATTCCTGCTTTGTTAATGATCAACCTAAGTTAGACTTTACAGTCTTAAATGTAAATGTGAAAGCTGTTGAACTCATTTAAGTTGTAGAGTTAGAACCTCACATATCTCTCTGAAATTATTACTTTTAAGATAGCCTAGTGACATTTATATCAGATCTGAAGCTGAAAAGTCACTTTTAATATTTGTTATCCATACTATGAAAATTACAGTGCCTTTTACAAAATACTCTTACAGGTCAGCCAGTCTTCAGTTCTTTTATTTGTATGCAGAAAAAGTACAAAtactaaatatatttaaacacTGACCTGTGTATGGAGGAGCTGCACACGCTCACTTGCATCCAGAAGCTCCTGCTCAGCCACTTTCCTGGAGCGCTCCgtctgctccagggctgcccgTAGCTCCTCAATTTCAGCCTGCAGCAGGTTTGCTCTGCGCTCCACCatggccacctgctccttcagaTCCTCCTGTGTCCTGAGAGCACCATCCAAGTGTATCTGGGTATCCTGTAAAAGAGACAAGACACACTGTGACATGTGTTTTTCCTATTTTGTAATTTCCTATTTTCACACCAATATAGAACCGATAGAACTGTAGAACAGGAATTTTTTAGCTGCATCAGAAAGCAGTCAGCAGATGTTTACTTGTGCTATACCTTGAGCACTCCCTGTGTGTTTCTCAGGTTCTTTTGTGCCTCTGCAGCCACGCGGTTGGCATGGCTCAGCTGGATCTCCATTTCGTTCAGGTCTCCCTCCATCTTCTTCTTCAGCCGCAGGGCTTCATTCCTGCTCCTGATCTCAGCGTCCAGGGTGCTCTGCATGGACTCCACAATTCTGAGGTGGTTTCTTTTCATCTGATCGATCTCCTCATCTTTCTCTGCTATCTTCCTGTCAATCTCAGACTTCACCTGGTTGAGCTCAAGCTGGAGGCGCAGGATCTTCCCCTCTTCATGCTCTAGGGAAGCCTGCAAAACATGTAAAGAACAGTTATTATATAAGTAAGAATGTCAGTAACTTTACATGAACTATTATCTTGAAGAATAGATTGTTTTTGCGTCCAAAATCCCCGGCTTCCTGTGCCTGGAGTTTGTTCTCAATGCAAATAGTTTCATAAATTATTAAATTTCATAAATTATTCTGAGGTTGCTAAATTGTGTTGCAAGTAAACAATTAAGAACTGAAGACTGCACCTCAGCTTCCTCCAAGGAGGCTTGGAGTTCAGATTTCTCCTGCTCAATCTGCTTCTTGACTTTCTCCAGCTCATGAATCGCCTTTCCGCCCTCGGCAATCTGCTCCGAGAGGTCGGAAATCTCCTCTGTGGGAGCAAAGACCAATGACAAGGTCAGGCACAGAGCAGAATGGGAAGGGCCCTTTCACACCAAGGTGACAGGCATCTTTGCCGACCTGCAGGCACAGACCCATACGGAATGGCAGTAGCGGTGGCTAGGGAAAGAGCTCTGCCAGGAGCCGAGGAACGGGGACTTACGCTGCAAGTTCTTGTTCTCACGCTTCAGCGTTTCCAGGTGGTCCAAGGACTCCTCATAGGCATTCTTCATCTTAAACAGCTCTGTGCTGAGAGAGCGAGACTCCTTCTGGGAGGCTTCCAGCTCAGCCTGCGTTTCCTCATACTTCTGCTTCCACTCTGCCAGGATCTGAAGAGAAACGGGGCATGAGTATGGCTGTGGCAGTCAGGAGGGGACGCTCTGCCCAGGAGCCGCAGGCCTGGAGCCCAAAACACCTTGTCAAAGTTCTTCTGCTTCTTATCCAGCGCTGCGCAGGCAGCATTCGATCGCTCCACGTCAATCATCAGGTCCTCCACTtcattctgcagcctctgcttcGTCTTCTCCAGGGAGGCACATTTGGCATTGACAGCTTCAACGTGTTCCTCAGCATCCTGCAGGCGCTGTGCCAGCTTCTTCCTGGAAGGCGGTAAGCACAGCTCCAGGTGAGGAAGCAGATGGGAGCCTGTGGTGTGCAGCCAGTATGCTTTTCACAAGAGCACACTTAGCCACTTGGTAGTGTGTGATCCCCATTTACAGGGAGGTGTAGGACCTCTCCCAGCCAGACACTGTATTTCTATGTCTGAATCCTGGGCTACAGCAGTTCACTCTCTGCTATTCACTCTGCTCTTCACATTAGCATCTCTCGGCTCTTCTGCATCTGAagagctttgctgcttctgcttttccccaACGCATACCTGCTCTcggttatattttctctcttcctggcaCCCCACCCCAAAGCAGAACATTGGCTTCTTCCTGACGGTACCACGGTGGTCTCCTCAAATTCCCATTCTTAGTCTCTGCCAGCCTTCCCCACATTCCTCACGTActtggcctcctccagctcctccgtgcGCTGAATGGCGTCCGTCTCGTATTTGGTTCTCCATTGGGCCACTTCGCTGTTGGCCTTGGACAGGGCACGCTGCAGCTCCCCcttggcctcctgctcctcctcatatTGTTCCCGCAGCAAGTCACAGTCATGGCGAGCAGACTGCAAGGCGTGGGCCAGGGCGTTCTTGGCCTGGGGGAAAAATAGTACTGTGAAAATGAGTGGAAATATCCTGGGAGAAGTCCTTTGAAAGGACTGAAATGTTGATGGACACTGGATTATTCTGCTTTGAGTGATGCAAGCTACTGAATGGGAACATAAGATCTCGaaatcttcaaaaaaattaatggaTAAACTGTAGGGAAGGGGGACCAAAGCTAATATGGGAAGACATTACCTCAgtggttatttttctccctctcatctTGTTAATTCTGTGATTTCATACATTTATGATAAAGCCTTCTCACCTTTATCTCTTCCTCTAAGTGCCTCTTGAGTTCCTCAATCTGTTGAGTGAAAGCCTGCTTGCCTCTTGACAGCTGAGAAATTAGAGCATCTTTCTCCTCCACCTGGCGTGAATATTCACCTGGAAGAGTTTACAGATAGAGAAGCCTTTTACTGCCTTTCATGACAGTTTTGTAGACATTTGGGGccgtaaagcagatggaagaccTTGCAGAACCTTATGATCCCATTTCATGCATTTCTCATTACAGAGGAGGATAAAATATGTTGGAAAGACCACAAGACCATAAGGGTAATTTCTGCAGTAACACTCTGACATTATTCATTTACACATCAGACACGTGGATGTGTTACCTGATTCTGTCTGCAGGCGAGCTCTTTGAGCACTGAGGTCATTGATCATTCGCTGATGCTCTTCTTCTTTTGTCTTAATCTCACTTAGCTGATCTTCCAGTGTGCGACACATCTTTTCCAGACTTGCCTGTGTGCCAACATATGGAAAGGGAGGGATCAACTCTTCACACTCTTAATAACAGCAGGAGCAAAAGATGCATTGTATAGAATTCCACTGGGGCAGAAATACCTATAAGGTATTTGTGTACCTTGGCTTTGGAGACAGAGTCCATGTTACTGGCCAAGTCATCAATCTCCATCTTCAGCtcactcttctccttctccagcttctgcttcactCGCTGCAGGTTGTCGATCTGCTCcccaagctcagctgtgctgtCCGCGTGCTTCTTCCGCAGGGCGGCAGCCGTGGCCTCGTGCTGCAGCGTGGCCTCTTCGAGGTCACGACGCATCTTCTGAAACTCTGCCTCACGCTTCTTGTTCATATCGATCTGAGCTGCGGTAGCccctcctgcttcttccaggcgCTCACTGATCTCCTCGAGCTCCCTCGAGAGGTCAGCCCgatgcttctctgcttttgccCGAGAGGTTCGCTCTGCCTCAATTTCCTCCTCCAGTTCCTCAATACGCGCCTAGGGAACATTAGGCAGCCTTCACACCCatgccctcctccttcctcacctgggaCCCagtgaaagaggggaaggaacagAGACTTGCCTGCAGCTCCTTGATCTTCTTCTGCAATTGCATGCCCAGGGCTTGCTCATCCTCGATTTTGCTCTGGATCTGGCTGATTTCAAAGTCTTTCCTTTGGGCAAAGCAAACCATGTTAGAGCTCAAAGGAAGAAGACAAGTGCACCAGCCCAGCGCTCAGGTGCCCCACAGCCACACCTacttcttcagtttctcatccagctgctgcttatcATTTTCCAAATCCATTATGCTGTCATGGGCCAGCTTCAGGTCTCCTTCAAGTTTCCTCTTAGCTCTCTCAAGGTCCATGCGCAGTTTCTTCTCTTGCTCCAGGGACCCTTCCAGCTAAACACAACACCACCATCAGTGCTCTCTTCGCAGTGTCTGACTGTgcaacagctttttcttctcatatgCCTCTATACTTACATCGTccacttgctgctccagcttggTCTTGGCTTTGGTCAGCGTATTGACTTTgtcctcttctgcctgcaggtCATCCAGTGTCTGCTGATGGGCCTCTTGGagggctttcttctcttttgtcagCTTGGCGATGGTCTCGTCCAGGGTTGCCATCTCCTCTGTGAGGTTTTTCACCTTTGAGAAGGAGGGAGCAAGTATAAGTAAAGGAAGTAGATACAGAAGTCCTGTAGCAGCACAGTCCCTTTTCTGGAGCACGAGTGACAGGTTCTGCGTCATACCTTGTTTTCGGTGGCATGTTTTTCCTTCTCAACCTTGGCCAGTGTTAACTCAAGATCGTCAATatctttcttcagctctgagcATTCATCCTCCAGTTTCCTCTTCTTGGCTGTCAGCTCAGCATTaatttcctcctcatcctcagcccTTTCAGTCACTTCCTTAATTTTGGCTTCCagctggattttggttttgatgagcTGGTCACATCTTTCCTCAGCATCAGCAAGAGCATCAGCTTCCTGTTAGAGAAACAGTTTTGTTTGCTAATCTCAAGTTTTAGCAAAAGCTGAGTACAAGAAGGGTATTTCCTgctgaaaaagagagaagtggaattattattttttattatctcaTTGGAAAGAATTTTTGCACAGCCTGTTTTAAATCAGAGTaggtttttattgtatttaattttttaactctCATCAATTGTTCTCTCTTGCTGCATTTGTAGATGAAATGTctaaaattactgtttttaataaGGATTTTGATTATATTCCCTGAAAGTTAACAATTCAATCTAAAATTGTGcaaatgcctttttgttttatttctgtaaaagctTTTCTTGGCAAGACTGACTTAGAATTCTTCTTTGTTCCACATAAATTGGTACATATTTCAGAAGCGATTGGTAGTTTCCTTTGAACCTGACTTTCTTTGAAGCTGTGCATGCTTAAAGACACAAGAGCATTGTGTAAGTGTTGCCAAACCTTTTGATCTTCCAAAGGAAATTGGAGACACAGATAGGTCTGAGTTTGGACGTAGAGTGTATTTAGGTTTTTGTGGAAGcgcagctgcaggaggacaggTGAGATACCACGGATCGTAAGAAACGACATAAGGCTCTTTTATTCAGTCAACCGATTAAAACCAGAGTAAGTAGTCAACTGAATTCCTCTCCAGGCTGTTAAATGTTTATACTAAGTCTTTTGTGACTGTAGTTGCACCTTCTATTGTGAGCTTGCATGGAGAAACATACCTTTAGGCACAGAGGATTAAAAAGCATTCCCAAGTTAGAACCTTGTACTATAATGTTGATGCTGAGTGGCCTGCATTCTACCTTTAGCGATTCAGATTAAAACACCTTCTAAAGGCAAATTTAGTGTGCAGTGTGAGAGTTCCATAGTATGAGGAAGGATTTAAACCTTACTTATTTTCCCCTAGAAGAAATATACTGATAATACTCACTGCCTGCACTTGGAGCTGCAGGTcatttttctcctgcagcaaagaaaccattttctcctccagctccttcctctttgccTCAGACTTTGCAAGCTCTTCCTTGGTTTTCTCAAACTCCCCCTTCATGTTGGCCATCTCCTTCTCCGATTCTGCGCTCTTCAGCAAGGGCTTGATCTTGAAGAAGAGCTTCATCCAGGGCCAGTGCTTGACGTTCATGAAGGACCGAACATTGTACTGGATGCAGAAGATGGACTCCCTGAAGCATAATTCAAATGTAcatggaatatttttaatatgacaAGTGTCAACACTTTCCCCCAAGTACAGTGACGTTAACTGAAGATGAGGAATGTCTACCTCCTCTCCACCATTCTCTGGTACTCCACTCTCATCAGGAAGCCCCTGCACCTGGCCTGTGTGCGGGTGATGAGCTGTGCCAGCTTCTCATCCCTCATCTCCTCCAGGAGTCCCAGCAGCCCAGCTTTGAAGAACACCTTGAGAAAGGGAACGTTGCAGCACATCACACTCAGGTAGAGCAAAGCACAGGCACACAGGGCCTGACAGTGGGTCAGGGAGGGTTTGTACCTTGGTGTGACCAAATTTGTACTGGGTGTGGTCCACATCGATGGAcccaagaagcttctcagaagccTTCTTGCTATCAATGAACTGTCCCTCTGGGATAGCACTGGCATTAAGCACCTTGTATCTGTGGAATGCGAGGAAATATGAATGAAGGCAATCTCAAGACATAAGGTGACATATGACTTCAAGTCAGAAGGCTATACTCTTTATTGAAATTAACAGCAGTCTTTGCCGCAGAatcaggctgagggagttggaaTTCCACCCCCTGTTTAGAGATATCGCTATAATGAAGTCCTAATCTGATGACAAAATTAAGGAAACTCTTACTCTCTTTAGGTGATCAGTTATAGATGAAGATGGGATACTGATCTCCAGCCATTTCAGCCCAATACCTCTTTTCACTTAAACTATGCTGTAGAAAATTGCTAAAGAGGAACATTGCCACTACGTGTCTAGGAAGAAAACATCTTCCCCTGAAACTTGCAGCTGACACAATGGCCAAAGCACTCTATCTGAGTTTGTAATTTTTGCCTGAGAGCATGTTGTAGCCACAACCCAATCTGCATTTTTTAATCTTGTAAGCATAGGCTTGCGTAGCTCTATTGTGCTTCCGTATTCAGAGACACTGGCTAAGTTCAGCTTTTTGAAGATGAGCAGTCAGTGAGGACATCTGACTTATCTCTTAATTTCTTCAACAATTTCTCTTTTGCTAGCCATACATGTTTCCTTTGGTTATACATTCCAGCATTTTCCCCTTCTATCAGTTATAATCATATATTGTGGGCACtaaaaaataactgcaaatgtaaaaatacttAAGATATACAACTTATCCAACAAAGACAGAatggagagcagagaggagacGGACCTCTGTTTGAAGTCTGCATAGAGGATTCTGCTGGGGAATCCCTTCCTGCAAATCCTTATCC from Rissa tridactyla isolate bRisTri1 chromosome 15, bRisTri1.patW.cur.20221130, whole genome shotgun sequence includes the following:
- the LOC128918068 gene encoding myosin-1B-like translates to MSSDSEMAIFGEAAPYLRKSEKERIEAQNKPFDAKTSVFVVHAKESYVKSTIQSKESGKVTVKTEAGETLTVKEDQIFAMNPPKYDKIEDMAMMTHLHEPAVLYNLKERYAAWMIYTYSGLFCVTVNPYKWLPVYNPEVVLAYRGKKRQEAPPHIFSISDNAYQFMLTDRENQSILITGESGAGKTVNTKRVIQYFATIAASGDKKKEEQQPTGKMQGTLEDQIISANPLLEAFGNAKTVRNDNSSRFGKFIRIHFGATGKLASADIETYLLEKSRVTFQLKAERSYHIFYQIMSNKKPELIEMLLITTNPYDYQYVSQGEITVPSINDQEELMATDSAIDILGFTPDEKTAIYKLTGAVMHYGNLKFKQKQREEQAEPDGTEVADKAAYLMGLNSADLLKALCYPRVKVGNEYVTKGQTVQQVYNSVGALAKAVFEKMFLWMVIRINQQLDTKQPRQYFIGVLDIAGFEIFDFNSLEQLCINFTNEKLQQFFNHHMFVLEQEEYKKEGIEWEFIDFGMDLAACIELIEKPMGIFSILEEECMFPKATDTSFKNKLYDQHLGKSNNFQKPKPAKGKAEAHFSLVHYAGTVDYNISGWLDKNKDPLNETVVGLYQKSSLKTLALLFASAGGEAESSGGGGKKGGKKKGSSFQTVSALFRENLNKLMTNLRSTHPHFVRCIIPNETKTPGAMEHELVLHQLRCNGVLEGIRICRKGFPSRILYADFKQRYKVLNASAIPEGQFIDSKKASEKLLGSIDVDHTQYKFGHTKVFFKAGLLGLLEEMRDEKLAQLITRTQARCRGFLMRVEYQRMVERRESIFCIQYNVRSFMNVKHWPWMKLFFKIKPLLKSAESEKEMANMKGEFEKTKEELAKSEAKRKELEEKMVSLLQEKNDLQLQVQAEADALADAEERCDQLIKTKIQLEAKIKEVTERAEDEEEINAELTAKKRKLEDECSELKKDIDDLELTLAKVEKEKHATENKVKNLTEEMATLDETIAKLTKEKKALQEAHQQTLDDLQAEEDKVNTLTKAKTKLEQQVDDLEGSLEQEKKLRMDLERAKRKLEGDLKLAHDSIMDLENDKQQLDEKLKKKDFEISQIQSKIEDEQALGMQLQKKIKELQARIEELEEEIEAERTSRAKAEKHRADLSRELEEISERLEEAGGATAAQIDMNKKREAEFQKMRRDLEEATLQHEATAAALRKKHADSTAELGEQIDNLQRVKQKLEKEKSELKMEIDDLASNMDSVSKAKASLEKMCRTLEDQLSEIKTKEEEHQRMINDLSAQRARLQTESGEYSRQVEEKDALISQLSRGKQAFTQQIEELKRHLEEEIKAKNALAHALQSARHDCDLLREQYEEEQEAKGELQRALSKANSEVAQWRTKYETDAIQRTEELEEAKKKLAQRLQDAEEHVEAVNAKCASLEKTKQRLQNEVEDLMIDVERSNAACAALDKKQKNFDKILAEWKQKYEETQAELEASQKESRSLSTELFKMKNAYEESLDHLETLKRENKNLQQEISDLSEQIAEGGKAIHELEKVKKQIEQEKSELQASLEEAEASLEHEEGKILRLQLELNQVKSEIDRKIAEKDEEIDQMKRNHLRIVESMQSTLDAEIRSRNEALRLKKKMEGDLNEMEIQLSHANRVAAEAQKNLRNTQGVLKDTQIHLDGALRTQEDLKEQVAMVERRANLLQAEIEELRAALEQTERSRKVAEQELLDASERVQLLHTQNTSLINTKKKLETDISQIQTEMEDTIQEARNAEEKAKKAITDAAMMAEELKKEQDTSAHLERMKKNLDQTVKDLQHRLDEAEQLALKGGKKQIQKLEARVRELEGEVDAEQKRSAEAVKGVRKYERRVKELTYQSEEDRKNVLRLQDLVDKLQMKVKSYKRQAEEAEELSNVNLSKFRKIQHELEEAEERADIAESQVNKLRAKSREFHKKIEEEE